From Thermothelomyces thermophilus ATCC 42464 chromosome 6, complete sequence, the proteins below share one genomic window:
- a CDS encoding sugar transporter-like protein (Sugar transporter-like protein), with translation MQALRENRKAVLWSVLISLSIIMEGYDTILMGNFFAYPEFAKKFGHYYGEEDGWQVSAPWQTGLNMASTVGGIFGGLLNGYFASKFGYRWSMIGAMGFLNAFIFVVFFAPNAATLVGGQILCGLCWGVFATLSPAYASEVCPTNLRGYLTTYVNLCWAIGQLLASGVLRGCLPIVGEMAYKIPFALQWAWPLPIMVIAYFAPESPWYLVRTDRLDEARKSIERLSGDKTDDQIGAQLAMMVHTTKLESEVTKGATYLDCFRGVDLRRTEICMLTFMGQILSGSSFAYTPTYFFTTAGMETYNAFNLGLGAKGMGFLGTVLSWWLITYFGRRTLYVTGMGILSTVLFVIGILDVSAGRRGLWPSGGLCIFWLFTYSLTVGPLAYSIISETSSVRLRPLTVVLARTAYQVANIVSQVLYSYMQNSTAWDLRGKSGFFWGGTAFLTFVWAFFRLPEIKGRTYEELDILFANRTPARKFATSHVDAYALSVPPAAEKHAHAEK, from the exons ATGCAGGCACTGCGGGAGAATCGAAAGGCCGTCTTGTGGTCCGTCCTGATCTCGCTGTCGATTATTATGGAAGG TTACGATACCATTCTCATGGGCAATTTCTTTGCCTACCCCGAGTTCGCCAAGAAGTTTGGACACTACTATGGAGAAGAGGACGGTTGGCAGGTCTCGGCTCCGTGGCAGACGGGGTTGAACATGGCCAGCACCGTCGGCGGCATCTTTG GAGGTCTCTTGAACGGATACTTTGCGTCCAAGTTCGGCTACCGCTGGTCTATGATCGGAGCCATGGGGTTCCTGAACGCATTCATCTTTGTCGTCTTCTTCGCGCCCAACGCTGCCACTTTGGTGGGCGGCCAGATCTTGTGCGGATTGTGCTGGGGCGTCTTTGCCACTCTCAGTCCCGCATATG cCTCCGAGGTGTGTCCGACCAACCTGCGCGGCTACCTGACCACGTACGTGAACCTGTGCTGGGCCATCGGCCAGCTCCTGGCCAGCGGCGTCCTCCGAGGCTGCCTGCCCATCGTCGGCGAGATGGCGTACAAGATCCCCTTTGCGCTCCAGTGGGCGTGGCCGCTGCCCATCATGGTGATTGCCTACTTCGCCCCCGAGAGCCCCTGGTACCTCGTCCGGACGGACCGGCTCGACGAGGCCAGGAAGTCGATCGAGCGGCTCAGCGGCGACAAGACGGACGACCAGATCGGCGCGCAGCTGGCCATGATGGTGCACACGACCAAGCTCGAGTCCGAGGTGACCAAGGGGGCCACCTATCTCGACTGCTTCCGCGGCGTCGACCTCCGCCGCACCGAGATCTGCATGCTCACCTTCATGGGCCAGATCCTCTCGGGAAGCAGTTTCGCCTACACGCCGACCTACTTCTTCACCACCGCCGGCATGGAGACGTACAACGCTTTTAATCTCGGCCTCGGTGCCAAGGGGATGGGGTTTCTGGGTACCGTCCT CTCCTGGTGGCTCATCACCTACTTTGGCCGCCGGACGCTCTACGTGACCGGCATGGGGATCCTCTCGACCGTGCTGTTCGTCATCGGCATCCTCGACGTCTCGGCCGGGCGCCGGGGCCTGTGGCCGTCGGGCGGGCTGTGCATCTTCTGGCTCTTCACCTACTCGCTCACCGTCGGCCCGCTGGCGTACAGCATCATCTCGGAGACGTCGAGCGTGCGGCTGCGGCCGCTCACCGTCGTGCTCGCGCGCACCGCCTACCAGGTCGCCAACATCGTCTCTCAGGTGCTCTACAGCTACATGCAGAACTCGACCGCCTGGGACCTCCGCGGCAAGTCGGGCTTCTTCTGGGGCGGCACCGCCTTCCTCACCTTCGTCTGGGCCTTCTTCCGCCTGCCCGAGATCAAGGGCCGCACCTACGAGGAGCTCGACATCCTCTTCGCCAACCGCACCCCGGCCCGCAAGTTCGCCACCTCCCACGTCGACGCCTACGCGCTGTCTGTCCCGCCCGCCGCTGAGAAACATGCCCACGCCGAAAAGTGA